Proteins from one Syngnathus scovelli strain Florida chromosome 17, RoL_Ssco_1.2, whole genome shotgun sequence genomic window:
- the LOC125985134 gene encoding guanine nucleotide exchange factor VAV3 isoform X2: MEYWRQCAAWLIGCKVLPVNHRVTADTAQVFDLAQTLRDGVLLCQLLNNLKAHSIDLKQINLRPQMSQFLCLKNIRTFLMCCCDVFGMKKSDLFDAFDLFDVRDFGKVMDTLSKLSYTAIAQQGGFKPFHTEESLKDEDIYNHLEDLIDENAMGSEEDLYGAVYRLDEDYSGGDIYEDLMRTEQQKQVEMLDVRSCCLSEIKQTEEKYTETLESIEKYFLNPLKMLISMAEIDKVFTNIPDMVKIHKSLMADIQDSIVNKNALNLPQIFITYKERLLIYGVYCSRVEIAITVLDLICKEREDVRLKLEEYSKRANNGKFTLRDLLVVPMQRVLKYHLLLQELLKHTHDATEKSNLKVALDDMKDLAQYVNEVKRDNETLREMDEYQRSIENLKQSLISYGRPRGDGEVRMVSNFDRRKLDRHLFLFDVAAVVCKRRGDNYEMKDVLDLNVFKITDNPMSDKDGKKWCYGFYVTHQQGHTGFELFFKTRELKKKWLDQFEMAVSNIRPPLANHNGHHFKMHTFDRISSCSFCHLLLRGIINQGYFCLKCTLTVHKECLGQLGLCRRTESSKKRSKVAPMSSLISTQEGTTHPDSGLPRMLVIQDYDGVPSPPGGPPLCARTGDVIELMFADLHSSWWQGRIPASGKIGFFPSDAVRPCPCLPKPVDYSAHLWFAGPMERRQAEEELQDRGNGTYLVRLRRKECAEYAISIKFNDRVKHIKILTKDGSFYIAESRLFKTLLDLVEYYKQHSLKEGFSRLDTNLRIPYRECSDGSSSWAISKTGSVTPGGCSFVPPSSSPFWSVFSPRVLAVAVARYDFSSRDAWELSLLRGDVVNIYTKTSSGWWKGETAGKVGWFPSAYVEED; this comes from the exons ATGGAGTACTGGAGGCAGTGCGCAGCGTGGCTCATCGGCTGCAAGGTTCTGCCAGTCAACCATCGCGTCACCGCGGACACCGCGCAGGTGTTCGACCTGGCGCAGACGCTGCGCGACGGCGTGCTGCTCTGCCAGCTGCTCAACAACTTGAAGGCGCACAGCATCGACTTGAAGCAGATCAACCTCAGGCCGCAGATGTCCCAG TTTCTGTGCTTGAAGAACATTCGCACCTTCCTGATGTGCTGCTGCGACGTGTTCGGCATGAAGAAAAGCGACCTGTTCGACGCCTTCGACCTGTTCGACGTGCGTGATTTTGGAAAG GTAATGGACACTTTATCCAAGCTCTCATATACGGCAATTGCCCAGCAAGGAGGATTCAA gcctttccacacagaGGAGAGTCTAAAGGACgaagacatttacaatcacCTGGAAGACCTGATTGA TGAAAATGCCATGGGAAGTGAGGAGGATTTGTACGGGGCAGTTTACAGACTGGATGAAGACTATTCAGGAGGAGATATTTATGAAGACCTCATGAGGACCGAGCAGCAG AAGCAGGTCGAGATGTTAGACGTTCGCAGCTGCTGCCTCTCCGAGATCAAGCAGACGGAGGAGAAGTACACCGAGACGCTGGAATCCATCGAGAAG TATTTCCTCAACCCGCTCAAGATGTTAATCTCCATGGCCGAAATCGACAAAGTGTTTACAAATATCCCA GACATGGTGAAGATTCACAAGAGCCTGATGGCTGACATTCAGGATTCCATCGTCAACAAGAACGCATTGAATCTCCCCCAGATCTTCATCACCTATAAAGAAAG ACTTCTCATCTATGGCGTCTACTGCAGCCGCGTGGAGATCGCCATTACTGTGCTTGACCTCATCTGCAAGGAGAGAGAGGATGTGCGGCTCAAGTTGGAG GAGTATTCGAAAAGGGCCAACAATGGCAAGTTCACCCTGAGGGACCTGCTGGTGGTCCCCATGCAGAGGGTACTCAAGTACCACCTCTTGCTACAG GAGCTTCTCAAGCACACTCACGATGCCACAGAAAAGAGCAACCTGAAGGTGGCGCTGGATGACATGAAA GACTTGGCTCAATATGTCAATGAGGTCAAGAGAGACAACGAGACTCTACGGGAAATGGACGAGTACCAGCGCTCCATCGAGAACCTG AAGCAGTCTCTAATCAGCTATGGTCGCCCGAGAGGAGATGGAGAAGTGCGCATGGTGTCCAACTTTGACCGGAGGAAACTGGACAG ACACCTCTTCCTGTTCGACGTGGCCGCCGTGGTGTGCAAACGACGCGGCGACAACTACGAGATGAAGGACGTGCTTGACCTCAATGTCTTCAAGATCACCGACAACCCCATGTCGGACAAGGACGGCAAGAAG TGGTGTTACGGCTTCTACGTGACGCACCAGCAGGGCCACACAGGCTTTGAGCTCTTCTTCAAAACCAGGGAGCTGAAGAAGAAATGGCTGGATCAGTTTGAAATGGCTGT CTCTAACATCCGACCGCCGTTGGCCAACCATAACGGTCACCACTTCAAAATGCACACTTTTGACCGAATCTCTTCATGCAgcttctgtcacctgcttctcaG GGGCATCATCAACCAaggctacttttgtttaaaatgtACATTGACTGTCCACAAGGAGTGCCTGGGTCAGCTGGGACTCTGCAGGAGGACAG AGTCATCCAAGAAGCGCTCCAAG GTTGCACCGATGTCATCGCTTATCTCCACTCAGGAAGGCACAACACATCCAGACTCAG GTCTCCCCAGGATGCTGGTGATTCAAGACTATGACGGCGTCCCCTCCCCACCAGGCGGCCCCCCGTTGTGCGCCCGCACGGGCGACGTGATCGAGCTGATGTTCGCCGACCTGCACAGCTCTTGGTGGcag GGCAGAATCCCGGCGAGCGGCAAGATTGGCTTCTTTCCCAGCGACGCCGTGAGGCCTTGCCCCTGC CTACCCAAGCCTGTCGATTACTCGGCGCACCTCTG GTTCGCCGGGCCTATGGAGAGGCGCCAGGCCGAGGAGGAGCTCCAGGACCGAGGGAACGGCACTTATCTGGTTCGGCTTCGGCGTAAAGAATGCGCAGAGTACGCCATTAGTATAAA GTTCAACGACAGAGTCAAGCACATTAAGATTCTGACCAAGGACGGCAGCTTTTACATCGCAGAGAGTCGACTCTTCAAAACGCTGCTG GACTTGGTGGAGTACTACAAGCAGCACTCCTTAAAAGAAGGCTTCAGCAGACTCGACACCAATCTGCGCATCCCTTACCGGGAATGCTCCGACGGAAGCTCGTCTTGGGCCATTAGCAAGACTGGCAGCG ttacTCCTGGTGGTTGCAGCTTtgttcctccctcctcctctcctttcTGGTCAG TGTTTTCTCCCAGAGTGTTAGCCGTGGCCGTGGCTCGCTACGACTTCAGCTCCAGAGACGCGTGGGAGTTGTCTCTGCTGCGGGGGGACGTGGTCAACATCTACACCAAGACATCCAGCGGCTGGTGGAAGGGGGAGACGGCTGGAAAG GTGGGCTGGTTTCCGTCCGCTTACGTAGAAGAAGACTGA
- the LOC125985134 gene encoding guanine nucleotide exchange factor VAV3 isoform X1 — protein MEYWRQCAAWLIGCKVLPVNHRVTADTAQVFDLAQTLRDGVLLCQLLNNLKAHSIDLKQINLRPQMSQFLCLKNIRTFLMCCCDVFGMKKSDLFDAFDLFDVRDFGKVMDTLSKLSYTAIAQQGGFKPFHTEESLKDEDIYNHLEDLIDENAMGSEEDLYGAVYRLDEDYSGGDIYEDLMRTEQQKQVEMLDVRSCCLSEIKQTEEKYTETLESIEKYFLNPLKMLISMAEIDKVFTNIPDMVKIHKSLMADIQDSIVNKNALNLPQIFITYKERLLIYGVYCSRVEIAITVLDLICKEREDVRLKLEEYSKRANNGKFTLRDLLVVPMQRVLKYHLLLQELLKHTHDATEKSNLKVALDDMKDLAQYVNEVKRDNETLREMDEYQRSIENLKQSLISYGRPRGDGEVRMVSNFDRRKLDRHLFLFDVAAVVCKRRGDNYEMKDVLDLNVFKITDNPMSDKDGKKWCYGFYVTHQQGHTGFELFFKTRELKKKWLDQFEMAVSNIRPPLANHNGHHFKMHTFDRISSCSFCHLLLRGIINQGYFCLKCTLTVHKECLGQLGLCRRTESSKKRSKVAPMSSLISTQEGTTHPDSGLPRMLVIQDYDGVPSPPGGPPLCARTGDVIELMFADLHSSWWQGRIPASGKIGFFPSDAVRPCPCLPKPVDYSAHLWFAGPMERRQAEEELQDRGNGTYLVRLRRKECAEYAISIKFNDRVKHIKILTKDGSFYIAESRLFKTLLDLVEYYKQHSLKEGFSRLDTNLRIPYRECSDGSSSWAISKTGSVFSPRVLAVAVARYDFSSRDAWELSLLRGDVVNIYTKTSSGWWKGETAGKVGWFPSAYVEED, from the exons ATGGAGTACTGGAGGCAGTGCGCAGCGTGGCTCATCGGCTGCAAGGTTCTGCCAGTCAACCATCGCGTCACCGCGGACACCGCGCAGGTGTTCGACCTGGCGCAGACGCTGCGCGACGGCGTGCTGCTCTGCCAGCTGCTCAACAACTTGAAGGCGCACAGCATCGACTTGAAGCAGATCAACCTCAGGCCGCAGATGTCCCAG TTTCTGTGCTTGAAGAACATTCGCACCTTCCTGATGTGCTGCTGCGACGTGTTCGGCATGAAGAAAAGCGACCTGTTCGACGCCTTCGACCTGTTCGACGTGCGTGATTTTGGAAAG GTAATGGACACTTTATCCAAGCTCTCATATACGGCAATTGCCCAGCAAGGAGGATTCAA gcctttccacacagaGGAGAGTCTAAAGGACgaagacatttacaatcacCTGGAAGACCTGATTGA TGAAAATGCCATGGGAAGTGAGGAGGATTTGTACGGGGCAGTTTACAGACTGGATGAAGACTATTCAGGAGGAGATATTTATGAAGACCTCATGAGGACCGAGCAGCAG AAGCAGGTCGAGATGTTAGACGTTCGCAGCTGCTGCCTCTCCGAGATCAAGCAGACGGAGGAGAAGTACACCGAGACGCTGGAATCCATCGAGAAG TATTTCCTCAACCCGCTCAAGATGTTAATCTCCATGGCCGAAATCGACAAAGTGTTTACAAATATCCCA GACATGGTGAAGATTCACAAGAGCCTGATGGCTGACATTCAGGATTCCATCGTCAACAAGAACGCATTGAATCTCCCCCAGATCTTCATCACCTATAAAGAAAG ACTTCTCATCTATGGCGTCTACTGCAGCCGCGTGGAGATCGCCATTACTGTGCTTGACCTCATCTGCAAGGAGAGAGAGGATGTGCGGCTCAAGTTGGAG GAGTATTCGAAAAGGGCCAACAATGGCAAGTTCACCCTGAGGGACCTGCTGGTGGTCCCCATGCAGAGGGTACTCAAGTACCACCTCTTGCTACAG GAGCTTCTCAAGCACACTCACGATGCCACAGAAAAGAGCAACCTGAAGGTGGCGCTGGATGACATGAAA GACTTGGCTCAATATGTCAATGAGGTCAAGAGAGACAACGAGACTCTACGGGAAATGGACGAGTACCAGCGCTCCATCGAGAACCTG AAGCAGTCTCTAATCAGCTATGGTCGCCCGAGAGGAGATGGAGAAGTGCGCATGGTGTCCAACTTTGACCGGAGGAAACTGGACAG ACACCTCTTCCTGTTCGACGTGGCCGCCGTGGTGTGCAAACGACGCGGCGACAACTACGAGATGAAGGACGTGCTTGACCTCAATGTCTTCAAGATCACCGACAACCCCATGTCGGACAAGGACGGCAAGAAG TGGTGTTACGGCTTCTACGTGACGCACCAGCAGGGCCACACAGGCTTTGAGCTCTTCTTCAAAACCAGGGAGCTGAAGAAGAAATGGCTGGATCAGTTTGAAATGGCTGT CTCTAACATCCGACCGCCGTTGGCCAACCATAACGGTCACCACTTCAAAATGCACACTTTTGACCGAATCTCTTCATGCAgcttctgtcacctgcttctcaG GGGCATCATCAACCAaggctacttttgtttaaaatgtACATTGACTGTCCACAAGGAGTGCCTGGGTCAGCTGGGACTCTGCAGGAGGACAG AGTCATCCAAGAAGCGCTCCAAG GTTGCACCGATGTCATCGCTTATCTCCACTCAGGAAGGCACAACACATCCAGACTCAG GTCTCCCCAGGATGCTGGTGATTCAAGACTATGACGGCGTCCCCTCCCCACCAGGCGGCCCCCCGTTGTGCGCCCGCACGGGCGACGTGATCGAGCTGATGTTCGCCGACCTGCACAGCTCTTGGTGGcag GGCAGAATCCCGGCGAGCGGCAAGATTGGCTTCTTTCCCAGCGACGCCGTGAGGCCTTGCCCCTGC CTACCCAAGCCTGTCGATTACTCGGCGCACCTCTG GTTCGCCGGGCCTATGGAGAGGCGCCAGGCCGAGGAGGAGCTCCAGGACCGAGGGAACGGCACTTATCTGGTTCGGCTTCGGCGTAAAGAATGCGCAGAGTACGCCATTAGTATAAA GTTCAACGACAGAGTCAAGCACATTAAGATTCTGACCAAGGACGGCAGCTTTTACATCGCAGAGAGTCGACTCTTCAAAACGCTGCTG GACTTGGTGGAGTACTACAAGCAGCACTCCTTAAAAGAAGGCTTCAGCAGACTCGACACCAATCTGCGCATCCCTTACCGGGAATGCTCCGACGGAAGCTCGTCTTGGGCCATTAGCAAGACTGGCAGCG TGTTTTCTCCCAGAGTGTTAGCCGTGGCCGTGGCTCGCTACGACTTCAGCTCCAGAGACGCGTGGGAGTTGTCTCTGCTGCGGGGGGACGTGGTCAACATCTACACCAAGACATCCAGCGGCTGGTGGAAGGGGGAGACGGCTGGAAAG GTGGGCTGGTTTCCGTCCGCTTACGTAGAAGAAGACTGA
- the dcaf8 gene encoding DDB1- and CUL4-associated factor 8 isoform X2, whose translation MAETDGKSTSVNGISGEEEAGGDGHKDGDACGSKDGVKHLDNGEASGDRNVPESELNEEEDEDDDDEEEDTDSMDGSGLFSLTEDGERESEEGSSDDDDDDDEELKDDEEDDDEAMETWLGAELRDLRGPAWRAIPSLRCREIGRDSLQFVRQVCGARGLVQRLELQGQLERHSGCVNTLHFNPSGTRLASGSDDLRVIIWDWAVRRAELEFDSGHKSNVFQAKFLPHSGDSTLAMCARDGQIRVAELSATQRCKTTKRVAQHKGAAHKLALDPDSPCSFLSAGEDAMVFGIDLRLDRPANKLVMAKEGDKKVGLYTIFVNPAKTQHFAVGGRDQYIRIYDQRKINENDNNGVLKKFCPSHLVSSESKTNITCLVYSHDGTELLASYNDEDIYLFDSNHSDGADYCRRYKGHRNNATVKGVNFYGPCSEFVVSGSDCGHIYLWDKHSARIVQFMEGDKAGVVNCLEPHPHLPGMATSGLDHDIKLWAPTAETPTGLKGLKEVMKKNKRDRDEDSVRHGDQYDTQLLWFLMRHMRNRRPPRTRREGAEADTDESWSSPDTSDEEEGGPDHVQCMSS comes from the exons ATGGCAGAAACCGATGGCAAATCCACTTCGGTCAACG GGATCTCTGGGGAGGAAGAAGCCGGCGGGGATGGCCACAAAGATGGGGACGCCTGTGGAAGCAAAGATGGAGTTAAACACCTTG ACAATGGAGAGGCATCTGGTGACAGGAATGTGCCAGAAAGTGAGCTGaacgaggaggaagatgaggatgatgacgatgaGGAGGAAGACACCGACAGCATGGATGGCAGCGGCCTCTTTTCCCTGACTGAGGACGGTGAAAGAGAAAGCGAGGAAGGCAG CtcagatgatgatgacgacgacgacgaggagCTGAAAGATGACGAGGAAGACGACGATGAGGCGATGGAGACGTGGCTGGGCGCCGAGCTGCGGGACCTGCGCGGGCCGGCGTGGCGCGCCATCCCCTCGCTGCGCTGCCGGGAGATCGGCCGGGACTCGCTGCAGTTCGTGAGGCAAGTGTGTGGCGCCCGCGGGCTGGTGCAGAGGTTGGAGCTACAGGGTCAGCTGGAGAGGCACTCCGGCTGCGTCAACACGCTGCACTTCAATCCATCGGGCACGCGTCTGGCGTCCGGCAGCGACGACCTCCGCGTGATTATCTGGGACTGGGCTGTCCGGCGCGCCGAGCTGGAGTTTGACAGCGGCCATAAGAGCAACGTCTTTCAG GCCAAGTTCCTACCTCACAGCGGTGACTCCACGTTAGCCATGTGCGCTCGCGATGGTCAGATTCGCGTGGCTGAGCTCTCTGCCACCCAACGCTGCAAGACCACCAAGAGGGTCGCACAACACAAAGGGGCTGCACACAAG TTGGCTCTGGACCCTGATTCGCCATGCTCCTTTCTATCCGCGGGAGAGGATGCCATGGTGTTTGGAATCGACTTGCGACTGGACCGGCCTGCTAA CAAACTCGTGATGGCGAAGGAGGGTGACAAAAAAGTGGGCCTCTACACCATCTTCGTCAACCCAGCCAAGACGCAGCACTTTGCGGTTGGCGGAAGGGATCAGTATATTAG GATTTACGACCAGAGGAAGATCAACGAGAATGACAATAACGGCGTGCTGAAGAAGTTCTGCCCCTCGCATCTGGTGTCCAGCGAGTCCAAAACCAACATCACCTGCTTGGTGTACAGTCACGACGGCACAG AGCTACTCGCCAGTTACAACGACGAAGACATCTACCTGTTTGACTCCAACCACAGCGACGGCGCCGACTACTGCAGGAGATACAAGGGACACCGCAACAACGCCACAG TGAAGGGCGTCAACTTCTACGGGCCGTGTAGCGAGTTTGTGGTGAGCGGCAGTGACTGCGGACACATCTACCTGTGGGACAAACACTCAGCCCGCATCGTCCAGTTCATGGAGGGCGACAAAGCcggagtg GTGAACTGCTTAGAGCCACACCCCCACCTGCCAGGCATGGCCACCAGTGGCTTAGACCACGACATCAAGCTGTGGGCTCCCACCGCCGAGACCCCCACAGGACTCAAGGGCCTCAAAGAG GTGATGAAGAAGAACAAACGGGATCGCGACGAGGACAGCGTGCGGCATGGCGACCAGTACGACACCCAGTTGCTGTGGTTCCTGATGAGACACATGAGGAACCGACGGCCCCCGAGG ACCCGACGTGAAGGAGCCGAGGCAGACACCGATGAGTCCTGGAGCTCGCCGGACACTTCTGATGAAGAGGAAGGAGGTCCAGATCATGTCCAGTGCATGTCCTCCTGA
- the dcaf8 gene encoding DDB1- and CUL4-associated factor 8 isoform X1 — protein sequence MAETDGKSTSVNGISGEEEAGGDGHKDGDACGSKDGVKHLDNGEASGDRNVPESELNEEEDEDDDDEEEDTDSMDGSGLFSLTEDGERESEEGRQERAKDGGGRRAARKRNRPCGGGSNNNRSSSSDDDDDDDEELKDDEEDDDEAMETWLGAELRDLRGPAWRAIPSLRCREIGRDSLQFVRQVCGARGLVQRLELQGQLERHSGCVNTLHFNPSGTRLASGSDDLRVIIWDWAVRRAELEFDSGHKSNVFQAKFLPHSGDSTLAMCARDGQIRVAELSATQRCKTTKRVAQHKGAAHKLALDPDSPCSFLSAGEDAMVFGIDLRLDRPANKLVMAKEGDKKVGLYTIFVNPAKTQHFAVGGRDQYIRIYDQRKINENDNNGVLKKFCPSHLVSSESKTNITCLVYSHDGTELLASYNDEDIYLFDSNHSDGADYCRRYKGHRNNATVKGVNFYGPCSEFVVSGSDCGHIYLWDKHSARIVQFMEGDKAGVVNCLEPHPHLPGMATSGLDHDIKLWAPTAETPTGLKGLKEVMKKNKRDRDEDSVRHGDQYDTQLLWFLMRHMRNRRPPRTRREGAEADTDESWSSPDTSDEEEGGPDHVQCMSS from the exons ATGGCAGAAACCGATGGCAAATCCACTTCGGTCAACG GGATCTCTGGGGAGGAAGAAGCCGGCGGGGATGGCCACAAAGATGGGGACGCCTGTGGAAGCAAAGATGGAGTTAAACACCTTG ACAATGGAGAGGCATCTGGTGACAGGAATGTGCCAGAAAGTGAGCTGaacgaggaggaagatgaggatgatgacgatgaGGAGGAAGACACCGACAGCATGGATGGCAGCGGCCTCTTTTCCCTGACTGAGGACGGTGAAAGAGAAAGCGAGGAAGGCAGGCAAGAGAGGGCGAAAGATGGCGGCGGGAGAAGGGCTGCTCGGAAGCGGAACAGACcttgcggcggcggcagcaacaACAACCGTTCCTCCAGCtcagatgatgatgacgacgacgacgaggagCTGAAAGATGACGAGGAAGACGACGATGAGGCGATGGAGACGTGGCTGGGCGCCGAGCTGCGGGACCTGCGCGGGCCGGCGTGGCGCGCCATCCCCTCGCTGCGCTGCCGGGAGATCGGCCGGGACTCGCTGCAGTTCGTGAGGCAAGTGTGTGGCGCCCGCGGGCTGGTGCAGAGGTTGGAGCTACAGGGTCAGCTGGAGAGGCACTCCGGCTGCGTCAACACGCTGCACTTCAATCCATCGGGCACGCGTCTGGCGTCCGGCAGCGACGACCTCCGCGTGATTATCTGGGACTGGGCTGTCCGGCGCGCCGAGCTGGAGTTTGACAGCGGCCATAAGAGCAACGTCTTTCAG GCCAAGTTCCTACCTCACAGCGGTGACTCCACGTTAGCCATGTGCGCTCGCGATGGTCAGATTCGCGTGGCTGAGCTCTCTGCCACCCAACGCTGCAAGACCACCAAGAGGGTCGCACAACACAAAGGGGCTGCACACAAG TTGGCTCTGGACCCTGATTCGCCATGCTCCTTTCTATCCGCGGGAGAGGATGCCATGGTGTTTGGAATCGACTTGCGACTGGACCGGCCTGCTAA CAAACTCGTGATGGCGAAGGAGGGTGACAAAAAAGTGGGCCTCTACACCATCTTCGTCAACCCAGCCAAGACGCAGCACTTTGCGGTTGGCGGAAGGGATCAGTATATTAG GATTTACGACCAGAGGAAGATCAACGAGAATGACAATAACGGCGTGCTGAAGAAGTTCTGCCCCTCGCATCTGGTGTCCAGCGAGTCCAAAACCAACATCACCTGCTTGGTGTACAGTCACGACGGCACAG AGCTACTCGCCAGTTACAACGACGAAGACATCTACCTGTTTGACTCCAACCACAGCGACGGCGCCGACTACTGCAGGAGATACAAGGGACACCGCAACAACGCCACAG TGAAGGGCGTCAACTTCTACGGGCCGTGTAGCGAGTTTGTGGTGAGCGGCAGTGACTGCGGACACATCTACCTGTGGGACAAACACTCAGCCCGCATCGTCCAGTTCATGGAGGGCGACAAAGCcggagtg GTGAACTGCTTAGAGCCACACCCCCACCTGCCAGGCATGGCCACCAGTGGCTTAGACCACGACATCAAGCTGTGGGCTCCCACCGCCGAGACCCCCACAGGACTCAAGGGCCTCAAAGAG GTGATGAAGAAGAACAAACGGGATCGCGACGAGGACAGCGTGCGGCATGGCGACCAGTACGACACCCAGTTGCTGTGGTTCCTGATGAGACACATGAGGAACCGACGGCCCCCGAGG ACCCGACGTGAAGGAGCCGAGGCAGACACCGATGAGTCCTGGAGCTCGCCGGACACTTCTGATGAAGAGGAAGGAGGTCCAGATCATGTCCAGTGCATGTCCTCCTGA
- the ndc1 gene encoding nucleoporin NDC1, producing MFSADQRCWFVRKVICWRAADSIFWSVWLLPPTTAVFVILSRFSLLSPIQTLSECLTVMTSGSAFLSFVLLCSVTIMVAFLIFEYYSVIPTVACSKIALLGQLLHPRHVANSLLHCVLGVIVAWCAAIAIGGRYEMLTYPCSFQDVPPRVCLNEYQLILLLAGGFVGFSHNLFGVIHNMNYVSFHTVQQYKYLRFKGSLPLVVKCSAAQAFYSIRNYILIYFFLGYIPREWICKMFNLNLNSSTHRLDTISGLVDLSLLYHLWTSATFLLFTWYTSLLLFKISITERYSFPVQSSFTEEVHQCLPRVLSDPAPAILKFLALQDLALLSQHSPSRRSEVFSLSQPGGHPHNWIAISKECQLLLADLTQRLVAYHDRVATNGRAKSLLPGSGELKSSSDSSSVTSSAEDLMSPRARNVPIKTPDSVFARNGPSPMTAPFTPPQQDKFFASPALWPLTTSVYQGSPWHGSVQSPHVMRRAPKLWSTSDSHSSGSPVSSPVLLPSPKQVGYQPSLLTQFLHNRKEQVKSFLSKRVLIAYLFNKLPEASSEALFADSQAHIWALEGLSYLVQASFTEDHFGVVQTSLSSILSSMLLLQEAVDRHFKLPHASTKPVRTAGGMGEPTYKMLRFALRAALKTAIYRITTTFGVHLNAVPMSAEHRKRLQLFLHYKE from the exons CCTTTGTCCTGCTGTGCAGTGTCACCATCATGgtggccttcctgatctttgaaTATTATTCAG TCATCCCCACCGTCGCCTGCTCCAAAATTGCACTGTTGGGTCAGCTACTCCACCCACGTCACGTGGCCAACTCCCTGCTCCACTGCGTCCTCGGCGTTATCGTGGCCTGGTGCGCCGCCATCGCGATTGGGGGCCGCTACGAGATGCTGACCTACCCTTGCAGCTTCCAAGACGT TCCTCCTCGGGTGTGTTTGAATGAGTACCAACTCATCCTTTTGCTGGCGGGCGGTTTCGTGGGTTTCTCCCACAACCTTTTTGGCGTCATCCATAACATGAACTATGTGTCTTTCCACACAGTTCAG CAATACAAGTACCTTCGCTTTAAGGGTTCCTTGCCGCTGGTGGTGAAGTGCAGTGCTGCTCAAGCTTTTTACTCTATCAGGAACTACATTCTCATCTATTTCTTTTTGG GTTACATCCCAAGAGAGTGGATCTGTAAAATGTTTAACCTTAACTTAAACAG TTCCACCCACCGTCTGGACACCATCAGTGGGCTTGTGGACTTGTCCCTTCTCTACCACCTGTGGACCAGTGCCACCTTCCTGCTCTTCACCTGGTACACATCCTTGCTCCTCTTCAAGATATCTATCACGGAG CGCTACAGTTTCCCAGTGCAGTCGTCGTTCACCGAGGAAGTTCACCAGTGTCTTCCAAGAGTTCTTTCTGACCCAGCGCCGGCTATTTTAAAG TTCCTAGCCCTGCAGGACTTGGCTTTGCTCTCCCAGCACTCGCCATCGCGACGGAGCGAGGTGTTCAGCCTCAGTCAGCCAG GTGGACATCCTCATAACTGGATCGCCATCAGCAAGGAGTGTCAGTTGCTTCTGGCAGACCTGACCCAGCGTCTGGTTGCGTACCACGACCGCGTGGCCACCAACGGCAGGGCCAAGTCGCTTCTGCCGGGAAGCGGCGAACTGAAGTCCTCGTCGGACTCATCCTCAG TAACCTCGAGTGCGGAAGATCTGATGAGTCCAAGAGCCAGAAACGTCCCGATCAAAACTCCAGATTCCGTCTTTGCCCGGAACGGGCCAAGCCCCATGACGGCGCCGTTCACCCCGCCCCAGCAGGACAAGTTTTTTGCCTCGCCCGCCCTATGGCCTCTCACAACGTCTGTATACCAGGGCTCGCCGTGGCACGGCTCTGTGCAGAGCCCCCATGTTATGAGGAGGGCCCCCAAACTGTGGTCCACCTCAG ATTCCCACTCCAGCGGCAGCCCCGTGTCGTCCCCCGTCCTGCTGCCCAGTCCCAAACAGGTTGGCTATCAACCCAGTCTTTTGACCCAGTTCCTCCACAACAGGAAAGAACAG gttaaaagcttcctgtccaaGCGTGTGCTGATTGCGTATTTGTTCAACAAG CTTCCAGAAGCCTCCAGTGAAGCACTGTTTGCCGACAGCCAAGCCCACATTTGGGCATTAGAGG GACTATCCTACTTGGTTCAAGCCTCCTTTACAGAGGACCACTTTGGCGTGGTTCAAACTTCCTTATCCAGCATCCTTAGCAGTATGCTGCTCCTGCAAGAG GCAGTGGACCGACACTTCAAGCTGCCGCACGCCTCCACCAAGCCCGTGCGGACGGCGGGTGGCATGGGCGAGCCGACTTACAAGATGCTGCGCTTCGCTCTCAGGGCCGCGCTCAAGACGGCCATCTACAGAATCACCACCACCTTTGGAGTGCACCTGAA TGCTGTGCCTATGTCCGCAGAGCACCGCAAGAGGCTGCAGCTTTTCCTGCACTACAAGGAATAA